The following proteins come from a genomic window of Kocuria palustris:
- a CDS encoding SDR family oxidoreductase has protein sequence MTNNEKHDQLTFQNPTTRYVQIDPPVQSQEAPGLDRDLNPRADLGEETYRGTGRLEGRTALITGGDSGIGAAVAIAFAREGANVAISYLPEEEQDAQHVKEVIEGAGRKALLLPGDLRDKDFARKLPGKVADELGALDILVNNAGRQYHWESLEAITDEQFENTFDIKLFSMFRVTQAALNVMPAGSSIINTTSVQAYKPSETLVDYASSNGAINAFTQALAQQLVERGIRVNAVAPGPIWTPLQVTDNKNEEQLTSFGRQATIGRAGQPTELAPAYVYLASPESSYVTGDVLNVNGGSPVA, from the coding sequence ATGACGAACAACGAGAAGCACGACCAGCTCACCTTCCAGAACCCCACGACCCGCTACGTGCAGATCGACCCGCCGGTGCAGTCCCAGGAGGCCCCCGGCCTGGACCGCGACCTGAATCCCCGCGCCGATCTGGGCGAGGAGACCTACCGCGGCACCGGGCGCCTGGAGGGCCGCACGGCCCTGATCACCGGCGGCGACTCCGGCATCGGCGCCGCCGTGGCGATCGCCTTCGCCCGCGAGGGAGCGAACGTGGCCATCAGCTACCTCCCGGAGGAGGAGCAGGACGCCCAGCACGTCAAGGAGGTCATCGAGGGCGCCGGCCGCAAGGCCCTGCTGCTGCCCGGCGACCTGCGCGACAAGGACTTCGCCCGCAAGCTGCCCGGCAAGGTCGCCGATGAGCTCGGCGCCCTGGACATCCTGGTCAACAACGCCGGGCGCCAGTACCACTGGGAGAGCCTCGAGGCGATCACGGACGAGCAGTTCGAGAACACCTTCGACATCAAGCTGTTCTCGATGTTCCGCGTCACGCAGGCGGCGCTGAACGTGATGCCGGCGGGCTCGTCGATCATCAACACCACCTCCGTGCAGGCCTACAAGCCCTCGGAGACCCTGGTGGACTACGCGTCCTCGAACGGCGCCATCAACGCCTTCACCCAGGCCCTGGCACAGCAGCTCGTCGAGCGCGGCATCCGCGTCAACGCCGTGGCTCCGGGCCCCATCTGGACGCCGCTGCAGGTCACGGACAACAAGAACGAGGAGCAGCTGACCTCGTTCGGCCGCCAGGCCACGATCGGGCGCGCCGGTCAGCCCACCGAGCTCGCCCCGGCCTACGTCTACCTGGCCTCCCCCGAGTCCAGCTACGTCACCGGCGACGTCCTCAACGTCAACGGCGGCTCGCCCGTCGCCTGA
- a CDS encoding MSMEG_4193 family putative phosphomutase: MSDRQTETDSSQTSAERPTLILLVRHGLTPTTGKVLPGRAPGLHLSEKGLAQAERLAERFQGLSVDALYTSPLERTRETAEPIEKATGLTAEAQTDLLECDFGEWTGEKLKHLAELPEWNAVQQAPSTFRFPDGESFAEMQYRMVEGIQRLRDRHPGQTVVCFSHADPIKVLLNHALGSHLDHFQRISVDPCSVSAISYMPGQAPSVLRMNTTDGFLSDLLSD, from the coding sequence GTGAGCGACAGACAGACCGAGACCGACAGTTCCCAGACCTCCGCCGAGCGCCCCACGCTGATCCTGCTGGTCCGCCACGGACTCACCCCCACCACGGGAAAGGTCCTGCCGGGTCGTGCACCGGGGCTGCACCTGTCCGAGAAGGGCCTGGCCCAGGCCGAGCGGCTGGCCGAGCGCTTCCAGGGCCTGAGCGTCGACGCCCTGTACACCTCCCCGCTGGAGCGCACGCGAGAGACCGCCGAGCCGATCGAGAAGGCCACGGGCCTCACTGCGGAGGCGCAGACCGACCTGCTCGAGTGCGACTTCGGCGAGTGGACCGGCGAGAAGCTCAAGCACCTGGCAGAGCTGCCCGAGTGGAACGCCGTGCAGCAGGCTCCTTCGACCTTCCGCTTCCCGGATGGGGAGAGCTTCGCGGAAATGCAGTATCGGATGGTCGAGGGCATCCAGCGCCTCCGGGACCGGCACCCGGGTCAGACGGTCGTGTGCTTCTCCCACGCGGATCCGATCAAGGTGCTGCTCAACCACGCGCTGGGTTCCCACCTGGATCACTTCCAGCGCATCTCCGTGGACCCCTGCTCCGTCTCGGCGATCTCATATATGCCGGGACAGGCACCTTCGGTTCTGCGCATGAACACGACCGACGGCTTCCTGTCCGACCTGCTCTCGGACTGA
- a CDS encoding SMP-30/gluconolactonase/LRE family protein has translation MTIKAQRITDSIAHHAEGPVWWAATGRLRFVDMLHGAIIEIDDGGHQRLEVPSRIASMLRPRVGGGAVVGLENGIGLARQEDLSDLEQIVTLFEDSGLRTNEGGCDPQGRLWLGDMAYEKTEGASSVYRWDGPGTEPQTAWDGATIANGIGWSPGGDLAYWNDTPTGQITVFNHDPERGPVDPRAFVRIPEDAGHPDGLTVDAEGGIWTALNGGSAVHRYSPGGELTEVIELPVRQITACTFGGPDLDRLFITTSRENLPDDEEPAAGSIYAVEPGVRGMQPLAFGG, from the coding sequence ATGACCATCAAGGCACAGCGCATCACCGATTCGATCGCCCATCACGCCGAGGGCCCTGTCTGGTGGGCGGCCACCGGGCGCCTGAGGTTCGTGGACATGCTCCACGGGGCGATCATCGAGATCGACGACGGCGGCCACCAGCGCCTGGAGGTCCCCTCCCGCATCGCCTCGATGCTGCGCCCGCGGGTGGGCGGCGGCGCCGTCGTCGGGCTGGAGAACGGCATCGGCCTGGCCCGCCAGGAGGATCTCTCGGATCTCGAGCAGATCGTGACCCTGTTCGAGGACTCCGGGCTGCGCACGAACGAGGGCGGCTGCGATCCCCAGGGCCGGCTCTGGCTGGGCGACATGGCCTATGAGAAGACCGAGGGCGCCTCGAGCGTCTACCGCTGGGACGGGCCCGGCACCGAGCCGCAGACGGCCTGGGATGGCGCGACCATCGCCAACGGCATCGGCTGGAGCCCGGGCGGGGACCTCGCCTACTGGAACGACACCCCCACGGGACAGATCACGGTCTTCAACCACGACCCGGAGCGCGGACCCGTCGACCCCCGCGCCTTCGTGCGGATCCCGGAGGACGCGGGGCACCCCGACGGCCTCACCGTGGATGCCGAGGGCGGCATATGGACAGCGCTCAACGGCGGCAGCGCCGTGCACCGCTACTCCCCCGGGGGCGAGCTCACCGAGGTGATCGAGCTGCCCGTCCGCCAGATCACCGCCTGCACCTTCGGCGGCCCGGACCTGGACCGGCTGTTCATCACGACGTCGCGGGAGAACCTCCCCGATGACGAGGAGCCGGCGGCCGGATCGATCTACGCCGTCGAGCCGGGCGTGCGCGGCATGCAGCCGCTGGCCTTCGGAGGCTGA
- a CDS encoding TspO/MBR family protein — translation MQILRRSRSRRAPRLAPRLLATGAAVTATAAIGSLATGPAVRSPEYTQLDKPSWQPPGVAFPIVWTGLYTVIACTSALALTNLARHHERAQADEHELVPPQRPRVPARRSRPLSRQLSRRSAGLGRSLAVNLALNAGWCWTFFRAREFELASVHAAVLTLSCADLSRRAGSAHRGAGAALVPYILWCGFATALSTSIARRNPRR, via the coding sequence GTGCAGATCCTGCGCAGAAGCCGCTCCAGGCGCGCACCGCGCCTGGCACCCCGGCTGCTGGCCACCGGCGCCGCCGTGACCGCCACGGCAGCGATCGGCTCGCTCGCCACGGGTCCGGCGGTGCGCTCCCCCGAGTACACCCAGCTGGACAAGCCCTCATGGCAGCCGCCGGGAGTCGCGTTCCCGATCGTATGGACGGGCCTCTACACGGTCATCGCGTGCACGTCGGCGCTGGCGCTGACGAACCTCGCCCGGCACCACGAGCGAGCGCAGGCCGATGAGCACGAGCTCGTGCCGCCGCAGCGGCCGCGGGTCCCCGCGCGGCGCTCCCGCCCGCTGTCCCGGCAGCTGAGTCGTCGCAGCGCCGGGCTGGGTCGATCCCTGGCCGTGAATCTCGCGCTGAACGCCGGCTGGTGCTGGACCTTCTTCCGGGCCCGCGAGTTCGAACTGGCCTCGGTGCACGCCGCCGTGCTGACCCTCAGCTGCGCAGACCTGAGCCGACGTGCGGGCTCCGCCCATCGAGGAGCGGGGGCAGCCCTGGTCCCCTACATCCTGTGGTGCGGCTTCGCAACGGCGCTGAGCACTTCGATCGCGAGGCGCAATCCCCGCCGGTGA
- a CDS encoding sigma 54-interacting transcriptional regulator, producing the protein MTDHPDISTLGELRAADLPVRTLREELRANLLDALAEDRDPWPGLHGLSRTVLPQVERALIAGHDIVLLGERGQGKTRLLRTMVGLLDEWSPEIEGSELHEHPLDPITDASRTRIAAEGDSLPIIWRHRDERYVEKLATPDTSVADLIGDVDPVRVAEGRRLGDPETIHYGLIPRAHRGIVAINELPDLAERIQVAMLNVMEERDVQIRGYVLRLPLDVLVVASANPEDYTNRGRIITPLQDRFGAEIRTHYPIELADEMAVISQEADLVAEVPEALLEILARYTRLLRESPAVDQRSGVSARFSIAGAETTAAAALRRATVYREDAAVARLVDIDAAVDVLAGKIEFEAGEEGREQAVLDHLLRRATAETLAARLRGVDLDPLIEALDGTVTVTTGADIPAHELLEELPELPEESQDLYDRIAQAFGAESAGERAAAVELALEWLFLAQKISKDADDDGTIYG; encoded by the coding sequence GTGACCGATCACCCTGACATCAGCACCCTGGGCGAGCTGCGCGCCGCCGATCTCCCTGTCCGCACCCTGCGTGAGGAGCTGCGGGCCAACCTGCTCGACGCCCTGGCGGAGGACCGCGACCCCTGGCCCGGTCTGCACGGCCTGAGCCGCACGGTCCTGCCGCAGGTCGAGCGCGCCCTGATCGCCGGGCACGACATCGTCCTGCTCGGCGAGCGCGGACAGGGCAAGACCCGTCTGCTGCGCACCATGGTGGGCCTGCTGGACGAATGGTCCCCGGAGATCGAGGGCTCGGAGCTGCACGAGCACCCGCTGGATCCGATCACCGACGCCTCCCGGACCCGCATCGCCGCCGAGGGCGACTCCCTGCCCATCATCTGGCGACACCGCGACGAGCGCTACGTGGAGAAGCTGGCCACCCCGGACACGTCGGTCGCGGACCTCATCGGCGACGTCGACCCCGTGCGCGTGGCCGAGGGCCGCCGCCTGGGCGATCCGGAGACCATCCACTACGGCCTGATCCCCCGCGCCCACCGCGGCATCGTGGCCATCAACGAGCTTCCCGATCTGGCCGAGCGCATCCAGGTCGCCATGCTCAATGTCATGGAGGAGCGCGACGTCCAGATCCGCGGCTACGTCCTGCGCCTGCCCCTGGACGTGCTGGTCGTGGCCTCGGCCAACCCGGAGGACTACACCAACCGCGGGCGGATCATCACGCCGCTGCAGGACCGCTTCGGCGCGGAGATCCGCACCCACTACCCGATCGAGCTCGCGGACGAGATGGCCGTGATCTCGCAGGAGGCCGACCTGGTCGCCGAGGTCCCCGAGGCCCTGCTGGAGATCCTGGCGCGCTACACCCGGCTGCTGCGCGAGTCGCCGGCCGTGGATCAGCGCTCCGGAGTCTCGGCCCGCTTCTCGATCGCCGGTGCGGAGACCACGGCCGCGGCAGCCCTGCGCCGAGCCACGGTGTACCGGGAGGACGCCGCCGTCGCACGGCTCGTGGACATCGACGCCGCCGTGGACGTGCTGGCCGGCAAGATCGAGTTCGAGGCCGGGGAGGAGGGCCGCGAGCAGGCCGTCCTGGACCACCTGCTGCGCCGGGCCACCGCCGAGACCCTGGCGGCACGGCTGCGCGGAGTGGACCTGGATCCCCTGATCGAGGCCCTGGACGGGACCGTCACCGTGACCACCGGTGCGGACATCCCCGCCCACGAGCTGCTGGAGGAGCTGCCCGAGCTGCCGGAGGAGAGCCAGGACCTCTACGACCGGATCGCCCAGGCCTTCGGCGCCGAGTCCGCCGGCGAGCGCGCCGCGGCCGTCGAGCTGGCCCTCGAGTGGCTGTTCCTGGCGCAGAAGATCTCCAAGGACGCCGACGACGACGGCACCATCTACGGCTGA
- a CDS encoding alkene reductase: MPDLFDQLTLGALEIPNRVVMAPLTRLRAQADGTPSDLNVEYYAQRASAGLITTEGTFPAAVGRSYPGQAGIANDAHAAGWKRVAEAVHAEGGRLSMQVMHGGRISHPEINGGEQPVAPSAIAPGTSLHLQDGRKDEIPVPRELSTEELAGVRDEFAAAARRAVDAGVDLIELHSANGYLLHQFLAPASNQRTDRYGGTPAARASFVAEVVRAVAQEVGADRTAIRLSPGNGAQGTAETDPQETEATYRALLQEIGGLGLSYVSLLVADPQDPSVALVRELFDGPLLLNTGWAEITDLETSRAIVDSGAGDAAVVGRSMIANPDLVQRWREGLPVNEPDPSTFYTHDAAGYTDYPLAVSGSAAPEGPAMTRP; the protein is encoded by the coding sequence ATGCCCGATCTGTTCGACCAGCTGACCCTGGGAGCTCTCGAGATCCCCAACCGCGTGGTCATGGCACCGCTGACCCGCCTGCGCGCTCAGGCCGACGGCACGCCGTCGGACCTGAACGTCGAGTACTACGCCCAGCGCGCCTCGGCGGGCCTGATCACCACGGAGGGCACCTTCCCCGCAGCCGTCGGGCGGTCCTACCCGGGCCAGGCCGGCATCGCCAACGACGCCCACGCCGCCGGGTGGAAGCGCGTGGCCGAGGCGGTGCATGCCGAGGGCGGGCGGCTGTCCATGCAGGTCATGCACGGTGGCCGCATCTCGCATCCGGAGATCAACGGCGGCGAGCAGCCCGTGGCCCCGAGCGCGATCGCCCCCGGCACCTCCCTGCACCTGCAGGACGGGCGCAAGGACGAGATCCCCGTGCCCCGCGAGCTGAGCACCGAGGAGCTGGCCGGTGTCCGCGACGAGTTCGCGGCCGCCGCACGCCGGGCCGTCGACGCCGGGGTGGATCTGATCGAGCTGCACAGCGCCAACGGCTATCTCCTGCACCAGTTCCTGGCTCCGGCGTCGAATCAGCGCACGGACCGGTACGGCGGGACGCCTGCGGCGCGGGCGTCGTTCGTGGCGGAGGTCGTGCGCGCCGTGGCCCAGGAGGTCGGAGCCGATCGCACTGCGATCCGCCTGTCCCCGGGCAACGGAGCGCAGGGCACGGCGGAGACCGACCCGCAGGAGACCGAGGCCACCTACCGCGCGCTGCTGCAGGAGATCGGCGGGCTGGGCCTGTCCTATGTCTCGCTGCTCGTGGCGGATCCGCAGGACCCCTCGGTCGCCCTGGTCCGCGAGCTGTTCGACGGCCCGCTCCTGCTGAACACCGGGTGGGCGGAGATCACCGATCTGGAGACTTCGCGCGCGATCGTGGACAGCGGCGCCGGCGATGCAGCCGTGGTGGGCCGCAGCATGATCGCCAACCCCGATCTGGTGCAGCGCTGGCGCGAGGGCCTGCCGGTCAACGAACCCGACCCTTCCACCTTCTACACGCACGACGCCGCCGGCTACACCGACTACCCGCTGGCCGTGAGCGGATCCGCCGCACCGGAAGGCCCCGCCATGACACGGCCCTGA
- a CDS encoding vWA domain-containing protein produces the protein MPAYRNSRYGRYRGGPDPLAPPPDLTEALDAIGRDVMEGYSPQDALREFLRRGGRGQRGLDDLSRRVNQRRRELLGKHSLGGTLDEVKSLLEQAVRLEREQLLRDARMDPTDRQLREMQLGALPSSTAAAVSELADYDWASQQARQTYEQIKDKLGREVLDQRFAGMKQALEGATEEDRQAISQMLADLNELLAKHARGEDTPEDFEQFMEEHGEHFPEDPQDIDELIDALAQRSAAAARMMNSMTPEQRQELMELSAQAFGSPQLMEQLSQLDANLQALRPGEDWSGSERFEGQEGLGLGDGTGVLQDIADLDALADQLSQSHQGAALDDIDLDALGRQLGQDAAVDARTLSELEKALRDSGLLHRGSDGALRLSPRAVRQLGRALLRDTAEQLSGRPGSRDTRRTGASGELTGSTRAWQFGDLESWDVTRTITNAIQRTVGEGGDPSRGMRLRVEDVEVQETEDRTQAAVALLVDTSFSMAAEGRWLPMKQTALALHHLISTRFRGDSLELISFGRWARTLDENELTAMPPVHEQGTNLHHGLLLAGRFFRRHPSMQPILLIVTDGEPTAHLLPSGDAHFDWPTSTPTLQATVSELDRVTRTGAHTTFFQLGDDPGLSRFLNAMARRADGRVVAVDPEELGSAVLDEYLSSKGGE, from the coding sequence GTGCCTGCGTATCGCAACAGCCGCTACGGCCGCTATCGCGGGGGACCCGATCCCCTGGCGCCGCCGCCGGACCTCACGGAGGCCCTGGACGCGATCGGCCGCGATGTCATGGAGGGGTACTCTCCGCAGGATGCCCTGCGCGAGTTCCTGCGCCGAGGCGGTCGCGGCCAGCGCGGCCTGGACGACCTCTCCCGGCGGGTGAACCAGCGCCGCCGCGAGCTGCTCGGCAAGCACAGCCTGGGCGGCACGCTCGATGAGGTGAAGAGCCTGCTCGAGCAGGCCGTGCGGCTGGAGCGCGAGCAGCTGCTGCGTGACGCCCGCATGGATCCCACGGACCGGCAGCTGCGGGAGATGCAGCTCGGTGCACTGCCGTCGTCCACGGCCGCGGCCGTGTCCGAGCTGGCGGACTACGACTGGGCCTCTCAGCAGGCACGGCAGACCTATGAGCAGATCAAGGACAAGCTCGGCCGCGAGGTGCTGGATCAGCGCTTCGCCGGCATGAAGCAGGCCCTGGAGGGCGCCACGGAGGAGGACCGCCAGGCGATCTCGCAGATGCTCGCCGATCTCAACGAGCTGCTGGCCAAGCACGCCCGCGGGGAGGACACCCCTGAGGACTTCGAGCAGTTCATGGAGGAGCACGGGGAGCACTTCCCGGAGGATCCGCAGGACATCGACGAGCTGATCGACGCCCTGGCCCAGCGCTCGGCGGCGGCCGCGCGCATGATGAACTCCATGACGCCGGAGCAGCGCCAGGAGCTCATGGAGCTGTCGGCCCAGGCCTTCGGCTCCCCGCAGCTCATGGAGCAGCTCTCTCAGCTCGACGCCAACCTCCAGGCCCTGCGCCCCGGCGAGGACTGGAGCGGCTCCGAGCGCTTCGAGGGCCAGGAGGGCCTGGGACTCGGCGACGGCACCGGGGTGCTGCAGGACATCGCGGACCTGGATGCCCTGGCCGATCAGCTCTCCCAGAGCCATCAGGGCGCGGCCCTGGATGACATCGACCTCGACGCCCTGGGCCGCCAGCTCGGGCAGGACGCCGCCGTGGATGCCCGCACGCTCAGCGAGCTCGAGAAGGCCCTGCGCGACTCCGGGCTGCTGCACCGCGGATCGGACGGCGCGCTGCGGCTCTCCCCGCGCGCGGTGCGCCAGCTCGGGCGGGCGCTGCTGCGCGACACCGCCGAGCAGCTCTCCGGCCGCCCCGGCTCACGGGACACCCGCCGCACCGGCGCCTCGGGAGAGCTCACCGGCTCCACTCGGGCCTGGCAGTTCGGGGACCTGGAGTCCTGGGATGTGACCCGCACGATCACCAACGCGATCCAGCGCACCGTCGGGGAGGGCGGCGATCCGTCCCGCGGCATGCGCCTGCGTGTGGAGGATGTCGAGGTCCAGGAGACCGAGGACCGCACTCAGGCGGCGGTGGCGCTGCTCGTGGACACGTCGTTCTCCATGGCAGCCGAGGGCCGGTGGCTGCCCATGAAGCAGACCGCCCTGGCCCTGCATCACCTGATCAGCACCCGGTTCCGGGGCGATTCCCTCGAACTGATCTCGTTCGGACGATGGGCCCGCACCCTGGACGAGAACGAGCTGACCGCCATGCCGCCGGTGCACGAGCAGGGCACCAATCTGCATCACGGCCTGCTGCTGGCGGGCAGGTTCTTCCGCCGGCACCCGTCGATGCAGCCGATCCTGCTGATCGTCACCGACGGTGAGCCCACCGCGCACCTGCTGCCCAGCGGCGACGCTCACTTCGACTGGCCCACCTCCACCCCCACGCTTCAGGCGACCGTCTCCGAGCTGGACCGCGTCACCCGCACCGGGGCGCACACCACGTTCTTCCAGCTCGGCGACGACCCCGGCCTGAGCCGCTTCCTCAACGCCATGGCCCGCCGGGCCGACGGCCGCGTGGTGGCCGTGGATCCCGAGGAGCTCGGCTCGGCGGTGCTGGACGAGTACCTCTCGTCCAAGGGCGGGGAATGA